In Aegilops tauschii subsp. strangulata cultivar AL8/78 chromosome 3, Aet v6.0, whole genome shotgun sequence, one genomic interval encodes:
- the LOC109751116 gene encoding uncharacterized protein — MDSNLEYIYEQYVESFDGSSDDEYSGETAILEDAERAEEHVLNFKGLIKGHRVLNRNRAHRHLTPMVDYFAPDALFADHFRRCFRMRKTVFDRLYHGIRSYDEYFILKKDAMGTIGFSDYQKCTATLQMLAYGTDADSWDEYLQMPESTCEDAMLRFATVVVEVFGPQYLREPTVEDTERLLEISKTRGCLDLLGSLDCMH, encoded by the coding sequence ATGGATTCCAatttggagtacatatacgagcaGTATGTTGAGTCCTTCGACGGCTCGTCGGACGACGAGTACTCCGGTGAGACGGCGATCCTCGAAGACGCGGAGCGTGCAGAGGAGCATGTTCTCAATTTCAAGGGCTTGATCAAGGGTCATCGAGTGCTCAACCGCAACAGGGCGCACAGACATTTGACACCGATGGTCGACTACTTTGCCCCTGATGCGCTATTCGCTGACCATTTTCGTCGATGTTTTCGAATGCGCAAGACTGTCTTCGATCGTTTGTACCATGGCATCCGGTCTTACGATGAGTACTTCATCCTGAAGAAGGACGCCATGGGAACGATTGGCTTCTCTGATTACCAGAAATGCACGGCCACACTCCAGATGCTTGCATATGGCACGGACGCTGATTCGTGGGACGAGTACCTACAGATGCCTGAGAGCACATGCGAAGATGCCATGCTCAGGTTTGCAACTGTCGTGGTTGAGGTGTTCGGACCTCAGTACCTGAGAGAACCAACTGTGGAAGACACCGAGAGGCTCCTGGAAATCTCAAAAACAAGAGGGTGCCTTGATTTGCTTGGATCTCTTGACTGCATGCATTGA